The Corynebacterium renale genome includes a region encoding these proteins:
- the casA gene encoding type I-E CRISPR-associated protein Cse1/CasA: protein MSFNLIEEPWIICETAQGTKALGIKSIFDGSEKVLRVVGDSPTQDYAVLRTLLAIFWRAQHQSLEGSFTNPRAYGPFEWSSWFIEKRKALLAEGRDEAVLSYLEKYRDRFDLLDHEAPFMQVADLHTKNGNTLEVSRIIPEAEHDYFTMRTGTGRTSLSFAEAARWLIHTQAYDYSGIKPGVEGDPRVKGGKGYPIGTGWTGMTGGTFVQGENLLDTLLLNTTLEAIGPDAANDRPVWERKPDSSAQRVLNEADVNAAMTPEGASDLATWQSRRIRLFTEGGEVVAVLVGNGDRIPDAGKNVFGDVMTPYRFSPNQTKKGILAYYPQTYSVERTMWNSLDALLVSQMDSGFSEKLHPPKRPQTLENLSSEALVGYVDEVLDVSIVSMEYGPQSSSVGTIISSQLGIPLHLLRSAQHSEESRQKVRNAAQTVRDAATALGSFVGQLSLAAGGDYAFNVDAADRLYTDLEPKFIAWLRGLTPENIDDECVRWESTIRRAVLEMAREHVRGAGPKALIGRLDGGEDGTGRIVNAGSLHNQLLRKLRDILPLLTNQRKKIKNEEGGTSDE from the coding sequence ATGTCTTTCAATCTGATTGAAGAGCCGTGGATCATCTGCGAGACCGCGCAGGGGACTAAGGCCCTAGGAATCAAGTCGATTTTTGACGGATCGGAGAAGGTCCTAAGAGTTGTTGGTGATTCACCGACACAGGACTATGCCGTTCTTCGAACATTGCTGGCGATTTTCTGGCGTGCCCAGCATCAAAGCCTAGAAGGATCTTTCACTAATCCACGAGCTTATGGTCCATTTGAATGGTCATCTTGGTTCATTGAGAAGCGAAAAGCTTTGCTCGCTGAAGGTAGAGACGAAGCCGTACTTTCCTACCTGGAAAAATACCGTGATCGCTTTGATCTGCTGGATCATGAAGCCCCATTTATGCAGGTCGCAGACCTGCATACAAAAAACGGAAATACATTAGAAGTTTCTAGGATTATCCCGGAAGCGGAACATGATTATTTCACGATGCGTACCGGGACAGGACGCACATCTTTGTCCTTCGCTGAGGCAGCACGCTGGTTAATTCACACACAAGCCTACGACTATTCGGGGATTAAACCGGGCGTAGAAGGCGATCCCCGTGTGAAAGGTGGGAAAGGGTATCCCATCGGTACTGGGTGGACTGGTATGACCGGCGGTACTTTTGTCCAAGGCGAAAATCTGCTGGATACCTTGTTGCTGAACACGACGCTGGAGGCAATCGGACCTGATGCTGCGAATGACCGGCCAGTGTGGGAACGTAAACCAGACTCAAGTGCCCAGCGGGTCCTCAATGAGGCTGATGTTAATGCTGCGATGACTCCTGAGGGCGCTTCTGACCTGGCAACCTGGCAGTCACGCCGTATTCGCCTCTTCACAGAAGGGGGCGAGGTAGTCGCAGTATTAGTCGGCAATGGTGACCGTATTCCAGACGCTGGTAAGAACGTGTTTGGTGACGTGATGACTCCGTACCGCTTCAGTCCGAACCAGACCAAAAAAGGCATCCTCGCTTACTATCCACAGACATATTCTGTGGAGCGAACCATGTGGAATTCTTTGGATGCCTTGCTCGTCTCTCAAATGGATTCTGGGTTTAGCGAAAAATTGCATCCACCGAAAAGGCCACAAACGCTTGAAAATCTTAGTTCCGAAGCGTTGGTTGGATATGTCGATGAGGTACTCGATGTGTCCATCGTGTCTATGGAATATGGGCCGCAGAGTTCATCTGTGGGGACAATTATCAGTTCGCAACTGGGTATTCCATTGCACCTGCTACGTAGTGCGCAGCATTCTGAAGAAAGCCGGCAGAAGGTGCGCAATGCAGCGCAAACGGTGCGTGATGCTGCCACAGCACTAGGTTCTTTCGTCGGTCAGCTGTCGCTGGCAGCCGGAGGCGACTATGCGTTCAACGTTGACGCAGCTGACCGGCTCTACACGGATTTAGAGCCCAAGTTCATTGCTTGGCTCCGGGGCTTAACGCCGGAGAATATTGATGATGAATGCGTGCGTTGGGAAAGCACGATCCGTCGAGCAGTGCTTGAAATGGCGCGCGAACACGTTCGCGGTGCTGGCCCGAAGGCCCTCATCGGACGGCTAGATGGTGGTGAAGATGGAACGGGGCGCATTGTCAACGCTGGATCGTTACACAACCAGTTGTTACGAAAGCTCCGTGACATCCTGCCTTTGCTCACTAACCAACGAAAAAAAATAAAGAATGAAGAAGGAGGAACGTCTGATGAGTGA
- the cas5e gene encoding type I-E CRISPR-associated protein Cas5/CasD, which yields MKHSLLLLLKGPMQSWGDESRFKTRATAPTPTKSGIIGLIAAAQGRRRTDPVEDLVELRLAIRVDQSGSLLRDYQTAQPWITKPSAPAQLVTRYFLSDAAFVAAVEADDKEFLEEIASALRKPAFPLFMGRRSCPVHPGLVIGIVDADAETALREHKEWYATRQHKRESPTEVSLAVYRDGTPQEAGGIARQDVPISFDPQHRKYGWRTVVRGEDVILENPDGKDQILGSDIFFDTVVKA from the coding sequence ATGAAGCATTCACTCCTTCTTCTCCTCAAAGGACCAATGCAGTCCTGGGGCGATGAGTCACGCTTCAAAACGAGGGCTACCGCCCCGACGCCGACGAAATCGGGCATCATCGGCCTCATCGCTGCTGCGCAGGGGCGACGCCGAACTGACCCCGTCGAAGATTTAGTTGAGCTACGCTTGGCAATCCGAGTCGACCAATCCGGTAGCTTATTGCGGGACTACCAGACGGCACAACCATGGATTACTAAGCCTTCAGCTCCAGCCCAATTGGTGACCAGGTATTTCCTTTCGGACGCTGCCTTCGTGGCTGCTGTTGAAGCAGATGACAAAGAGTTTTTGGAAGAGATCGCAAGCGCTTTACGCAAGCCCGCATTCCCCTTGTTTATGGGACGCAGATCTTGCCCAGTTCATCCTGGTCTGGTGATTGGCATCGTGGACGCTGATGCGGAAACAGCACTCCGTGAACATAAGGAATGGTACGCAACGCGTCAGCACAAGCGTGAGTCTCCTACGGAAGTATCATTGGCTGTTTATCGTGACGGTACTCCACAGGAAGCCGGTGGGATCGCCCGTCAAGACGTGCCGATTTCGTTTGATCCGCAGCATCGCAAATACGGGTGGCGTACTGTCGTTCGCGGCGAGGACGTGATCTTAGAAAATCCAGACGGTAAAGATCAGATCCTGGGTAGCGACATCTTCTTCGATACGGTGGTGAAAGCGTGA
- the uidA gene encoding beta-glucuronidase, with protein sequence MLTVRETPSRSVHVLDGIWDFAIDSNDSGIEDGWFAGRLPNPQRMPVPASFNDIVTDADVRNHVGLLWYQRRVVVPRTLAGDRMILRFGSATHAATVWVNGTEVAHHTGGYLPFEADITDVVAGCAEFRLTVAVDNRLSWETIPPGYVTTDSQGRRVQNYYHDFYNYAGIHRSVKLYTRPETYVEDVTVVTDIDGTDGLVTYDVVSAGEVSVRLLDRDGAEVTRATGAIGTLRVPGAHLWAPGDGYLYTLEITAGQDVYPQTVGIRTVEVKDSQLLINGEPFYFRGYGRHEDADIRGKQHDNVMMVHDFELMKWQGANSFRTSHYPYAEEVMDYADEQGFVVIDETPAVGLNTGISGGIFGGEPLPTFSPETINERTQASHKREIEALIARDKNHPCVVLWSIANEPESHTDAARDYFAPLVQAAREADPTRPVGYVNVMTSPADKENITDLFDVIMLNRYFGWYVQTGNLADAEKALREELAVWIARYPGKPIIFTEYGPDTMPGLNDLYRRPWSEEYQVDMLAMFHAVFDDTPQVIGEQMWNFADFMTTPGIMRVGGNKKGMFTRDRRPKKAAYDVRDRWLALREEQGR encoded by the coding sequence GTGCTTACTGTTCGTGAAACGCCCTCCCGGTCGGTCCATGTTCTGGATGGAATCTGGGACTTTGCAATTGATAGCAACGATTCCGGTATCGAAGACGGGTGGTTCGCCGGCCGCCTGCCCAACCCCCAACGCATGCCGGTGCCGGCGTCGTTTAACGACATCGTCACCGATGCGGACGTGCGCAATCACGTGGGGCTGTTGTGGTACCAGCGGCGCGTCGTCGTGCCGCGCACGCTTGCCGGGGATCGCATGATCCTGCGTTTCGGTTCCGCGACGCACGCCGCAACCGTGTGGGTCAACGGCACCGAAGTAGCCCACCACACCGGCGGTTACCTACCGTTTGAGGCGGATATCACCGACGTTGTTGCGGGGTGCGCGGAATTTCGGCTGACGGTGGCCGTCGATAATCGCTTGTCCTGGGAGACGATCCCTCCCGGCTACGTGACCACCGACTCGCAGGGCCGCCGAGTCCAGAACTATTACCACGACTTTTACAACTACGCCGGCATTCACCGCTCCGTGAAGCTGTATACGCGGCCGGAAACGTACGTCGAGGACGTCACCGTGGTCACAGATATCGACGGCACGGACGGCCTGGTCACCTACGACGTCGTGTCCGCGGGTGAGGTTTCAGTGCGCCTGCTCGACCGCGACGGCGCGGAAGTGACCCGCGCAACCGGAGCGATCGGCACCCTGCGCGTTCCCGGCGCGCACCTCTGGGCGCCCGGCGACGGCTACCTGTACACCCTGGAAATTACCGCCGGCCAGGACGTGTACCCGCAGACCGTGGGCATCCGCACCGTCGAGGTCAAGGATTCGCAGTTGCTCATCAACGGTGAGCCCTTCTACTTCCGCGGGTACGGCCGCCACGAGGACGCCGACATCCGCGGCAAGCAACACGACAACGTGATGATGGTCCACGACTTCGAACTCATGAAGTGGCAAGGCGCCAATTCCTTCCGCACCTCCCACTACCCCTACGCGGAAGAAGTCATGGACTACGCCGACGAGCAAGGCTTCGTAGTCATCGACGAAACGCCTGCCGTGGGCCTGAATACCGGCATCTCAGGAGGTATTTTCGGCGGCGAACCACTACCGACCTTCTCCCCCGAGACCATCAACGAGCGCACCCAAGCCTCCCACAAACGCGAAATCGAGGCCCTGATCGCGCGCGACAAAAACCACCCGTGCGTGGTCCTGTGGTCGATTGCCAACGAACCCGAATCGCACACCGACGCCGCCCGCGACTACTTCGCCCCACTGGTGCAGGCCGCCCGGGAGGCGGACCCCACCCGCCCCGTCGGCTACGTCAACGTGATGACCTCACCCGCCGACAAAGAAAACATCACGGACCTCTTCGACGTCATCATGCTCAACCGCTACTTCGGCTGGTACGTCCAGACCGGCAACCTCGCCGACGCGGAGAAAGCACTGCGCGAAGAACTCGCCGTCTGGATCGCACGCTACCCCGGCAAGCCGATCATCTTCACCGAATACGGCCCCGACACCATGCCCGGGCTCAACGACCTATACCGCCGCCCCTGGTCAGAGGAATACCAGGTGGACATGCTGGCCATGTTCCACGCAGTTTTCGACGACACCCCGCAGGTCATCGGCGAACAAATGTGGAACTTCGCCGACTTCATGACCACCCCCGGCATCATGCGCGTCGGTGGCAACAAGAAAGGCATGTTCACCCGCGACCGCCGCCCCAAGAAGGCGGCCTACGACGTACGCGACCGCTGGCTCGCGCTACGGGAGGAACAGGGACGGTAG
- the cas7e gene encoding type I-E CRISPR-associated protein Cas7/Cse4/CasC, which yields MSLVIDIHALQTLPPSLINRDDTGAPKSAVFGGVSRQRVSSQSWKRAIRKDFNDRFSPELVGSRSKRLPEQIARLLEKRGDVAQADAIGRVEQLFKAAGIKTVVEKPSKKDAEDTEHNPYPQTSYLIFLSPAQVERAVTTLIEKEGEKLKKSEAQEILDTDHSADMAMFGRMVADDAAYNVDAAVQVAHAIGVHASAPEFDFFTAVDDLAEAGEETGAGMLGTVQMMSSTLYRYATVNVEGLEKNLGSQQAANETLKYFVDSFVASMPTGKINTFANQTLPELVYITVRDSRPVSLVNAFEDPVEADNDRDRRTVAADRLATEAKEVQEKYGFVPKAAYVIGLGNLADSFKEIAQEVTLPELGEKLVAEVEKLQQGAE from the coding sequence ATGTCCCTCGTCATTGATATCCACGCCCTTCAGACCCTCCCTCCATCACTGATCAATCGTGACGACACCGGTGCTCCGAAATCAGCAGTGTTTGGTGGTGTGTCACGTCAACGTGTTTCGTCGCAGTCCTGGAAGCGAGCAATCCGCAAAGACTTCAACGACCGCTTCTCGCCGGAGCTTGTCGGAAGCCGTTCCAAGCGTCTACCTGAGCAAATTGCACGGCTGCTCGAAAAGCGTGGAGATGTCGCGCAGGCAGATGCTATCGGGCGTGTAGAGCAACTTTTCAAAGCTGCAGGTATCAAAACGGTCGTCGAGAAGCCATCCAAAAAAGATGCCGAAGATACTGAACACAACCCATATCCGCAGACCTCCTATCTCATTTTCTTGAGCCCCGCCCAGGTTGAGCGTGCAGTCACGACGCTTATTGAGAAAGAGGGCGAAAAGCTCAAGAAGTCTGAGGCTCAAGAGATTCTCGACACCGACCATTCTGCTGACATGGCAATGTTTGGACGTATGGTTGCTGACGACGCAGCGTACAACGTTGACGCCGCCGTCCAAGTCGCGCATGCAATTGGTGTGCACGCTTCTGCTCCGGAATTTGATTTCTTCACCGCTGTCGATGACCTTGCAGAAGCTGGCGAAGAAACAGGCGCAGGCATGCTAGGCACTGTCCAGATGATGTCCTCGACGCTGTACCGCTATGCGACGGTCAACGTGGAAGGCCTAGAAAAGAACTTGGGATCGCAGCAAGCGGCAAATGAGACACTGAAGTATTTTGTCGATTCGTTCGTCGCCTCCATGCCCACCGGCAAGATCAACACTTTTGCCAACCAGACACTTCCAGAGCTGGTGTACATCACAGTGCGCGACAGCCGTCCGGTTTCCTTGGTCAATGCTTTCGAAGATCCTGTTGAAGCCGACAATGATCGCGACCGTCGTACGGTAGCTGCCGACCGCCTGGCCACAGAAGCAAAGGAAGTTCAGGAAAAGTATGGCTTCGTTCCCAAGGCGGCATATGTAATCGGTTTGGGTAACCTGGCTGATTCTTTCAAAGAGATCGCGCAGGAAGTTACGTTGCCTGAGCTCGGTGAGAAGCTAGTAGCTGAGGTCGAGAAGCTCCAGCAAGGTGCAGAGTAA
- the casB gene encoding type I-E CRISPR-associated protein Cse2/CasB: MSEEQSTLRQSVGKTAARLQRQYLNSQNTADGALARGTLAELRKFASRPLDTNPLALQEVLLTLDPPLSEREVGRGDAPSPSERAAYYALSLFGIHMQSAKKPMHSNDVSFATACGQLYRVTESRSIKMRFDAMQVAGDEQSRLVHLRSLISLLRANEIACNYGQLAADLRSLSNPEYRDRVLLRWGRDFATGTLRLSARRDAEATAQEIQ, translated from the coding sequence ATGAGTGAAGAACAGTCCACACTTCGTCAGAGCGTAGGTAAAACTGCAGCGCGGCTACAGCGGCAGTATCTAAACTCTCAAAACACTGCCGACGGTGCCTTAGCCCGCGGAACACTGGCGGAGCTACGCAAATTCGCTTCGCGGCCACTCGACACTAATCCGCTTGCCCTCCAGGAAGTCCTTCTGACGCTGGACCCACCGCTCAGCGAACGGGAAGTTGGACGAGGTGACGCGCCTAGCCCGAGCGAGCGAGCTGCGTACTATGCGCTGAGCCTTTTCGGTATCCATATGCAAAGTGCGAAGAAACCTATGCACTCTAACGACGTTTCTTTTGCAACCGCATGCGGTCAGCTTTACCGCGTAACTGAATCACGTTCCATCAAAATGCGTTTCGACGCAATGCAGGTGGCAGGTGACGAGCAATCCCGCCTGGTTCACCTACGTTCGTTAATATCGCTGCTTCGAGCCAATGAAATAGCGTGCAACTACGGGCAATTAGCTGCCGATCTTCGCAGCCTCTCTAATCCGGAGTACCGGGACCGTGTCTTGCTTCGTTGGGGGCGCGATTTTGCTACAGGAACCTTGCGCCTATCTGCACGAAGAGATGCAGAAGCCACTGCCCAAGAAATTCAATAA
- a CDS encoding Fic family protein, with protein MLHTDSLVSVLYSAGKVFDNLRSGRLATEAFLRSGETAGIASRADLQLLEDLKAAGHLVAQTKRDEATLTADLVCEINAAMTRSAALHPGQLRTDEQRIGVRTTYGNHMPPAVSMDGLRVIVEKYRSAQNREGAARLFVELAKAQPFEDGNKRTALLAANVLLPGDATLVVPFDAEGPGDVEARFHDLLARAYIFDETEPVVRYMCEWVEST; from the coding sequence ATGCTGCACACAGATTCGCTGGTTTCAGTTCTATATTCGGCGGGCAAGGTCTTCGATAATCTTCGGTCAGGCCGGTTGGCTACCGAGGCCTTCCTTCGCAGCGGGGAAACAGCTGGTATTGCTTCGCGCGCTGACCTACAGCTCCTCGAAGATCTCAAAGCTGCAGGCCATCTCGTAGCCCAAACGAAAAGGGATGAGGCAACACTGACTGCTGACTTGGTGTGTGAAATCAATGCTGCGATGACTCGTTCCGCAGCATTGCACCCAGGTCAGTTACGTACCGATGAACAGCGAATTGGCGTGCGCACAACATACGGAAATCACATGCCTCCAGCTGTAAGTATGGATGGTTTGCGTGTGATCGTCGAAAAGTACCGAAGTGCACAGAACCGTGAGGGCGCTGCACGATTGTTCGTCGAGCTTGCGAAAGCTCAACCGTTTGAAGACGGCAACAAGCGAACTGCGTTACTTGCAGCCAACGTGCTTTTGCCTGGCGACGCAACGCTTGTGGTGCCCTTCGACGCGGAAGGCCCCGGAGATGTTGAAGCCAGGTTCCATGACTTGCTGGCCCGCGCCTACATCTTCGATGAGACCGAGCCCGTTGTGCGATACATGTGCGAGTGGGTGGAGTCCACGTAG
- a CDS encoding CRISPR-associated endonuclease Cas3'' yields the protein MSVGHELPKSVLDVARLFDGWVSRRSPMANSLWAKSGDESGYLSLTQHLVDAACAAAAVFDVWLAANVKRQLAKELGIEVEELRTLYLWLAGVHDCGKATMTFQSQIEMTYPHIVNAVYDSGLTLEKPNLELKLPKMPHGISSGVLVSKWLKGQGISALLARRIASTVDAHHGIASADSEARTIRLILDGYPETWKAVQDEIITAMADTLDVYPVLEKLGEVRLARGGVAQILTGIIVIADWIASNADAFPMVVQQSQEDRLKDGMALTDLTNPWTTSMPNKDMDTFYRDSFGWPDSFNAKSVQQAIAECARQLKGPALVMLEAETGVGKTEAALAAAHIIGRNTSAQGIYFAAPTMSTANGILERTIEWAKNTGARETVASMYLAHSKNQLSTQFKKLKL from the coding sequence ATGAGTGTCGGACATGAACTTCCGAAAAGTGTCCTTGATGTGGCACGCCTGTTCGATGGGTGGGTTTCTCGGCGCAGCCCCATGGCCAATTCTTTGTGGGCCAAGTCAGGCGATGAATCTGGGTATCTTTCATTAACGCAGCATCTAGTTGATGCAGCTTGCGCTGCTGCTGCGGTGTTTGACGTGTGGTTAGCGGCAAACGTGAAACGTCAGTTGGCTAAAGAGCTGGGGATTGAAGTCGAAGAACTGCGCACTCTTTACCTATGGCTGGCTGGCGTACATGATTGCGGGAAAGCAACCATGACTTTCCAATCACAGATTGAGATGACTTATCCGCATATCGTAAATGCGGTCTACGATTCAGGTTTGACGTTGGAAAAACCTAATTTAGAGCTAAAGCTACCTAAGATGCCACACGGCATATCGTCAGGTGTTTTAGTGAGTAAATGGCTTAAGGGTCAGGGGATTTCTGCCCTGCTAGCACGGCGTATCGCTTCGACTGTCGATGCTCACCACGGCATTGCCTCCGCAGACTCCGAAGCGCGTACGATTCGTCTCATTCTCGATGGTTATCCCGAAACGTGGAAGGCGGTTCAGGATGAGATCATCACCGCAATGGCTGACACTCTAGATGTTTACCCTGTCCTGGAAAAGCTTGGAGAGGTCCGCCTTGCCCGGGGTGGCGTAGCGCAAATTCTCACTGGAATTATTGTCATTGCTGACTGGATAGCTTCGAACGCAGACGCTTTCCCGATGGTAGTTCAGCAATCTCAGGAGGACCGCCTGAAAGATGGGATGGCGCTTACTGATTTAACCAACCCGTGGACTACGTCCATGCCTAATAAGGATATGGATACGTTCTATCGTGATTCTTTTGGGTGGCCCGATTCGTTTAACGCTAAAAGCGTGCAGCAGGCCATCGCCGAGTGCGCTCGACAACTGAAGGGTCCTGCGCTCGTGATGCTTGAAGCAGAGACGGGCGTGGGTAAGACAGAGGCAGCGCTCGCGGCTGCACATATCATCGGACGGAATACTTCTGCTCAGGGGATATATTTTGCAGCGCCGACGATGTCTACAGCTAACGGCATCCTGGAGCGAACGATTGAGTGGGCGAAGAACACCGGAGCGCGAGAAACGGTTGCGTCAATGTACCTGGCGCACTCGAAGAATCAGCTTTCGACACAGTTCAAGAAGCTGAAGCTGTAA
- a CDS encoding M20/M25/M40 family metallo-hydrolase: protein MTLYDDTLALLQQLIRNACVNDLTADSGHEVRNADTLEEFFAAEIAAGSVKVQRFEPHPGRRSVAFTVPGADETAEPLTLLGHIDVVPVDKPKWTTDPFGAEIIDGKIFGRGAMDMLFITAAQAAVTRDIARTGTPKGTLTFVGLADEEARGGLGAGWIAEHEPSAFSWKNCLSETGGSHFGDGAIGFNVGEKGAAQRRIHVHGDAGHGSTPYGKDSAVVKIGEVARRIAAIEPPVTHNSVWRGFVQSFRFDPTTEQALLDGTGNYSAFGDLAAYAHAFSHVTLAQTVLRAGGAINVMPSHAYLEMDIRPLPGQTQEEIDDLLRAGLGDLADEVEIEHLLTEPATQSPTEGPLWDAIVTTTREIFPNANVVPVHATGGSDLRFARRLGGVGYGFAMHAASRNLADVNRQLHSHDEHLYLEDLELTVRAYRRVAELMLGV, encoded by the coding sequence ATGACTCTTTATGATGACACCCTCGCCCTTTTGCAGCAGTTGATCCGCAACGCGTGCGTCAATGACCTCACCGCCGATTCTGGTCATGAGGTCCGTAACGCAGATACGTTGGAGGAGTTTTTCGCCGCGGAGATCGCGGCCGGTTCGGTGAAGGTGCAGCGTTTTGAGCCGCATCCGGGTCGTCGTTCGGTGGCGTTTACGGTGCCCGGCGCGGACGAAACCGCTGAACCGCTTACTCTTTTGGGACATATTGATGTGGTGCCCGTCGATAAGCCGAAGTGGACCACGGATCCTTTCGGGGCGGAGATTATTGATGGGAAGATTTTTGGCCGCGGCGCGATGGACATGCTCTTCATCACCGCGGCGCAGGCTGCTGTGACCAGGGACATTGCGCGCACCGGCACCCCAAAGGGCACGCTGACGTTTGTGGGGCTTGCCGACGAAGAAGCGCGTGGCGGCCTCGGCGCGGGATGGATCGCCGAGCATGAGCCCAGCGCGTTTAGCTGGAAGAACTGCCTTTCTGAGACCGGTGGCTCTCACTTCGGTGACGGTGCGATCGGGTTCAACGTTGGTGAGAAGGGTGCCGCGCAGCGTCGCATTCACGTGCATGGGGATGCCGGCCACGGGTCCACGCCGTATGGGAAGGATTCGGCCGTCGTGAAGATTGGTGAAGTCGCCCGCCGCATCGCCGCCATCGAACCCCCAGTGACCCACAATTCGGTGTGGCGCGGCTTCGTGCAGTCCTTCCGCTTTGATCCCACCACCGAGCAAGCGCTTCTCGACGGCACCGGCAACTACTCAGCCTTCGGTGACCTCGCAGCGTACGCCCATGCATTCTCCCACGTCACGCTGGCGCAAACGGTGCTGCGTGCCGGCGGCGCGATCAACGTGATGCCCTCGCACGCCTACCTGGAGATGGACATCCGCCCCCTGCCCGGCCAGACGCAGGAAGAAATCGACGACCTGCTGCGCGCCGGCCTGGGCGACCTCGCCGACGAAGTAGAAATCGAGCACCTGCTCACCGAGCCGGCCACCCAATCGCCTACCGAAGGCCCCCTGTGGGACGCGATTGTGACCACTACCAGGGAAATCTTCCCCAACGCCAACGTCGTCCCCGTCCACGCGACCGGTGGCTCTGACCTGCGGTTCGCCCGCCGTCTCGGTGGCGTGGGCTACGGCTTCGCGATGCACGCCGCCTCCCGCAACCTCGCCGACGTCAACCGGCAGCTGCACTCCCACGACGAGCACCTCTACCTCGAGGACCTGGAACTGACCGTGCGCGCATACCGCCGCGTGGCGGAACTCATGCTCGGGGTGTAG
- the cas3 gene encoding CRISPR-associated helicase Cas3': protein MPEHGGAAVASQWMNGKRRGLLSNIVVGTVDQVLMLALEQRYSMLRHAALAGKIIIFDEVHAYDAYTSDYLETTLEWLAYYGATVIMMSATLPANRRAALAQAYTGHRLENVPDSYPLITVGTADGYSFATPAPNPTNLRASVQVIGDSLDELENLTHELLIDGGCALIICNTIARAQDVYRTLSSAYPEKVELHHAGFMAWERSQKEDFLREQLGPKASRGDGRPDSKIVVATQVAEQSLDIDADVLITDLAPMDLIIQRAGRLHRHNRSEHDRPEPVRKPKIFIRGLTQVAPTPEIDGGAMAIYDPKILVATLLHLPKEFNRPDDIAGLVQATYSDDQPEMGEELQELWEQSKITSAQREAEAHRRSKGFRTPSPFTVKELNQLFSKVNAALSLADEEAGAAQVRDAEPTVEVIPIIQTEYGYRPLGKEMEILDENDVDYPTAFHLASSTLRLPARMTRYANDFEQVISELERNTPVSWSKHFLLKGQVALVLDEDKTARVGRFVVTYSSELGFEILSDGKKADVHA from the coding sequence GTGCCGGAACATGGTGGTGCGGCCGTCGCTAGCCAGTGGATGAATGGTAAGCGGCGTGGGCTGCTATCCAACATTGTTGTGGGCACCGTGGATCAGGTGCTGATGCTCGCATTGGAGCAGCGTTATTCCATGCTTCGCCATGCCGCTCTAGCTGGGAAGATAATCATTTTCGACGAGGTTCACGCCTATGATGCCTACACTTCCGATTATTTAGAAACAACACTTGAGTGGTTGGCATACTACGGCGCTACCGTGATTATGATGTCCGCGACGTTGCCTGCGAATCGGCGGGCAGCACTCGCACAAGCGTATACGGGTCACAGGTTGGAAAACGTGCCCGATTCGTATCCCCTGATTACTGTCGGCACTGCGGATGGTTACAGTTTCGCAACGCCAGCTCCCAACCCAACAAATCTTCGAGCTTCTGTCCAGGTCATCGGGGATTCCTTGGATGAGCTAGAGAACCTTACTCATGAACTGCTTATCGACGGCGGCTGCGCGCTCATAATCTGCAACACCATAGCTCGCGCGCAAGATGTCTACCGAACTCTATCTTCGGCGTATCCCGAAAAGGTTGAGTTGCACCATGCGGGTTTCATGGCGTGGGAGCGTTCGCAGAAGGAAGATTTTCTGCGCGAACAATTGGGGCCAAAGGCTAGTAGGGGTGATGGTCGCCCCGATTCCAAAATAGTTGTGGCCACACAGGTTGCGGAGCAAAGCCTGGATATCGACGCCGACGTGCTGATTACAGATTTGGCTCCTATGGATCTGATCATTCAACGCGCAGGTAGGTTGCACCGCCATAACCGTTCCGAGCATGATCGCCCAGAGCCGGTCCGCAAACCCAAAATCTTTATTCGAGGACTTACGCAAGTGGCGCCCACTCCCGAAATAGATGGCGGTGCGATGGCTATTTACGATCCGAAGATCCTCGTTGCAACCTTGCTTCATCTTCCCAAAGAATTCAATCGCCCCGATGACATTGCCGGATTGGTCCAAGCCACGTATAGCGACGACCAACCTGAAATGGGCGAGGAACTGCAGGAGCTGTGGGAACAATCCAAAATAACAAGTGCGCAGCGCGAGGCGGAAGCGCATAGGCGATCGAAAGGTTTCCGGACACCTTCTCCTTTCACTGTTAAAGAGTTGAATCAGCTGTTTAGCAAAGTCAATGCTGCTCTTTCACTTGCCGATGAAGAAGCCGGAGCGGCTCAGGTCAGAGACGCTGAGCCGACGGTGGAAGTGATACCGATTATTCAAACGGAATATGGGTATCGGCCGCTAGGGAAAGAGATGGAAATCTTGGATGAAAATGACGTAGATTATCCCACTGCTTTTCATCTTGCTTCCAGCACGCTTCGGCTACCTGCGCGAATGACACGTTATGCGAACGATTTCGAGCAGGTAATTAGCGAACTGGAACGCAACACTCCCGTCTCCTGGAGCAAACACTTCCTGTTGAAGGGGCAAGTCGCTCTCGTTTTGGACGAAGACAAGACAGCTCGTGTGGGTCGGTTCGTGGTCACCTACAGCAGCGAACTCGGATTCGAAATTTTGAGCGATGGGAAGAAGGCTGATGTCCATGCCTAA